One region of Chanodichthys erythropterus isolate Z2021 chromosome 17, ASM2448905v1, whole genome shotgun sequence genomic DNA includes:
- the chchd2 gene encoding coiled-coil-helix-coiled-coil-helix domain-containing protein 2 isoform X2, with protein sequence MPRGSRSRTSRMSPPSYSSPSPPPMARAAPPRSYAPAPAAPPPSAVGAPAAPRQPGMFAQMATTAAGVAVGSAVGHTIGHAMTGGFSGGGNADAARPDVTYQEPYPAQPMYQQQPSAFQQEPQQQNPCAYELKQFIECAQTQSDYKLCEGFSEVLKQCKFSNGLS encoded by the exons ATGCCGAGAGGAAGCCGAAGCAGAACCTCGAGGATGAGTCCTCCGAG TTACTCCTCACCATCACCTCCACCAATGGCTCGCGCCGCTCCTCCGCGCTCATACGCCCCGGCGCCCGCCGCTCCTCCCCCGTCAGCAGTGGGCGCTCCTGCTGCTCCCCGCCAGCCAGGAATGTTCGCCCAGATGGCGACCACCGCAGCCGGCGTCGCGGTCGGCTCTGCTGTCGGACACACGATAGGTCACGCCATGACCGGGGGCTTCAGCGGAGGTGGAAACGCAGATGCTGCCAGACCTGATGTTACCTATCAG GAGCCATATCCGGCTCAGCCCATGTATCAGCAGCAGCCGTCAGCGTTTCAGCAGGAGCCGCAGCAGCAGAATCCCTGTGCATACGAGCTGAAGCAGTTCATCGAGTGCGCTCAGACACAGAGCGACTACAAACTCTGTGAGGGCTTCAGTGAAGTGCTCAAACAGTGCAAATTCTCCAATG GACTGTCATGA
- the chchd2 gene encoding coiled-coil-helix-coiled-coil-helix domain-containing protein 2 isoform X1: protein MMLYKNYTNQRVERSNTLQNMFSSAHSHEALQTYSSPSPPPMARAAPPRSYAPAPAAPPPSAVGAPAAPRQPGMFAQMATTAAGVAVGSAVGHTIGHAMTGGFSGGGNADAARPDVTYQEPYPAQPMYQQQPSAFQQEPQQQNPCAYELKQFIECAQTQSDYKLCEGFSEVLKQCKFSNGLS from the exons atgatgctgtacaaaAATTACACCAATCAGAGAGTGGAAAGAAGCAACACACTCCAAAACAtgtttagctccgcccactcccatgaagcactgcaaac TTACTCCTCACCATCACCTCCACCAATGGCTCGCGCCGCTCCTCCGCGCTCATACGCCCCGGCGCCCGCCGCTCCTCCCCCGTCAGCAGTGGGCGCTCCTGCTGCTCCCCGCCAGCCAGGAATGTTCGCCCAGATGGCGACCACCGCAGCCGGCGTCGCGGTCGGCTCTGCTGTCGGACACACGATAGGTCACGCCATGACCGGGGGCTTCAGCGGAGGTGGAAACGCAGATGCTGCCAGACCTGATGTTACCTATCAG GAGCCATATCCGGCTCAGCCCATGTATCAGCAGCAGCCGTCAGCGTTTCAGCAGGAGCCGCAGCAGCAGAATCCCTGTGCATACGAGCTGAAGCAGTTCATCGAGTGCGCTCAGACACAGAGCGACTACAAACTCTGTGAGGGCTTCAGTGAAGTGCTCAAACAGTGCAAATTCTCCAATG GACTGTCATGA
- the hnrnpl2 gene encoding heterogeneous nuclear ribonucleoprotein L2 isoform X2: MATQTARYYSEGGRATKRQKTESEGGMATEGYDDPHKTLPSLVVHVRGLVDGVLEADIVEALQEFGTISYVVLMPKKRQALVEYEDMNGSCNAVTYANDNQIYIAGHPAFVNYSTSQKISRPGDPDDSRSVNNVLLFTIMNPIYPITTDVLYTICNNCGPVQRIVIFRKNGVQAMVEFDSVQSAQRAKASLNGADIYSGCCTLKIEYAKPTRLNVFKNDQDTWDYTNPNLSSQGGYHGYQEESYGGPYEGRRMGPPMGGPRRGGTSQRYGGQYGPPPPPPGEYGAHADSPVIMVYGLDPVKINADRVFNIFCLYGNVERVKFMKSKPGAAMVEMGDCYAVDRAISHLNNNFLFNQKLNVCVSKQQAIMPGQSYELEDGTSSFKDFHGSRNNRFTSPEQAAKNRIQHPSNVLHFFNAAPEASPESFTRICEELGVKSPSNVKLFAAKGSTSERSSSGLLEWESVNDAMEALAMMNHHQMKNPSGPYPYTLKLCFSTAQHAN; encoded by the exons ATGGCGACGCAGACGGCCCGCTACTACAGTGAAGGCGGCAGAGCAACAAAACGACAAAAAACGGAAAGCGAGGGAGGAATGGCGACC GAGGGCTATGATGACCCACACAAGACCCTCCCCTCTCTTGTGGTGCATGTGCGAGGTTTAGTGGATGGGGTTTTGGAGGCAGACATTGTGGAAGCCCTGCAAGAGTTTGGGACCATCAG TTATGTCGTGCTCATGCCCAAGAAGCGTCAAGCATTGGTTGAATATGAAGATATGAATGGGTCTTGCAATGCTGTAACTTACGCCAACGACAACCAGATCTACATCGCCGGACATCCTGCGTTCGTAAACTACTCTACCAGTCAGAAGATATCCAGGCCGGGGGACCCTGATGACTCCCGCAGTGTTAATAATGTTTTGCTTTTCACAATCATGAACCCCATTTATCCAATTACCACG GATGTTCTGTATACTATTTGCAACAACTGTGGTCCTGTTCAGAGAATCGTGATCTTCAGGAAGAATGGTGTCCAGGCCATGGTGGA GTTTGATTCCGTTCAGAGCGCCCAAAGGGCCAAGGCCTCGCTCAATGGGGCTGATATATACTCCGGCTGTTGCACACTAAAGATCGAGTATGCCAAG ccaACACGCCTTAACGTGTTCAAGAATGACCAGGACACGTGGGACTACACCAATCCAAACCTGAGCAGCCAAG GTGGTTATCACGGATACCAAGAAGAGAGCTATGGTGGACCCTACGAAGGCCGGCGGATGGGGCCGCCCATGGGTGGTCCGAGGCGCGGTGGAACCAGTCAGCGCTACGGTGGACAATACGGTCCCCCGCCTCCGCCCCCAGGTGAATATGGCGCACATGCAGACTCACCGGTGATCATGGTCTACGGCCTGGATCCGGTTAAAATAAACGCGGACAGGGTCTTCAACATCTTCTGCCTGTATGGCAATGTGGAACGG GTGAAGTTCATGAAGAGCAAGCCTGGAGCTGCCATGGTGGAGATGGGAGACTGCTATGCGGTGGATCGTGCCATCTCACATCTcaacaacaacttcctgttcaATCAGAAGCTCAACGTATG TGTGTCTAAGCAGCAGGCCATCATGCCCGGCCAGTCATACGAGCTAGAGGACGGGACCAGCAGCTTCAAAGACTTTCACGGCAGCAGAAATAACCGCTTCACTTCTCCAGAGCAGGCGGCAAAGAACCGCATTCAGCACCCCAGCAACGTCCTCCACTTTTTCAACGCAGCACCTGAGGCTTCACCAGAGTCCTTCACCAGG ATTTGTGAAGAACTGGGTGTAAAGAGTCCTTCAAATGTCAAACTTTTTGCAGCCAAAG GTTCCACATCAGAGAGGAGTTCATCTGGGCTTCTGGAGTGGGAGTCTGTTAATGATGCCATGGAAGCCCTTGCTATGATGAACCATCACCAGATGAAGAACCCCA GTGGGCCGTACCCGTATACACTGAAGCTGTGCTTCTCGACTGCGCAGCATGCAAActga
- the hnrnpl2 gene encoding heterogeneous nuclear ribonucleoprotein L2 isoform X1, with product MATQTARYYSEGGRATKRQKTESEGGMATEGYDDPHKTLPSLVVHVRGLVDGVLEADIVEALQEFGTISYVVLMPKKRQALVEYEDMNGSCNAVTYANDNQIYIAGHPAFVNYSTSQKISRPGDPDDSRSVNNVLLFTIMNPIYPITTDVLYTICNNCGPVQRIVIFRKNGVQAMVEFDSVQSAQRAKASLNGADIYSGCCTLKIEYAKPTRLNVFKNDQDTWDYTNPNLSSQGADADGNGGNQDMNANPNKRQRQPALLGDHPPEYGGYHGYQEESYGGPYEGRRMGPPMGGPRRGGTSQRYGGQYGPPPPPPGEYGAHADSPVIMVYGLDPVKINADRVFNIFCLYGNVERVKFMKSKPGAAMVEMGDCYAVDRAISHLNNNFLFNQKLNVCVSKQQAIMPGQSYELEDGTSSFKDFHGSRNNRFTSPEQAAKNRIQHPSNVLHFFNAAPEASPESFTRICEELGVKSPSNVKLFAAKGSTSERSSSGLLEWESVNDAMEALAMMNHHQMKNPSGPYPYTLKLCFSTAQHAN from the exons ATGGCGACGCAGACGGCCCGCTACTACAGTGAAGGCGGCAGAGCAACAAAACGACAAAAAACGGAAAGCGAGGGAGGAATGGCGACC GAGGGCTATGATGACCCACACAAGACCCTCCCCTCTCTTGTGGTGCATGTGCGAGGTTTAGTGGATGGGGTTTTGGAGGCAGACATTGTGGAAGCCCTGCAAGAGTTTGGGACCATCAG TTATGTCGTGCTCATGCCCAAGAAGCGTCAAGCATTGGTTGAATATGAAGATATGAATGGGTCTTGCAATGCTGTAACTTACGCCAACGACAACCAGATCTACATCGCCGGACATCCTGCGTTCGTAAACTACTCTACCAGTCAGAAGATATCCAGGCCGGGGGACCCTGATGACTCCCGCAGTGTTAATAATGTTTTGCTTTTCACAATCATGAACCCCATTTATCCAATTACCACG GATGTTCTGTATACTATTTGCAACAACTGTGGTCCTGTTCAGAGAATCGTGATCTTCAGGAAGAATGGTGTCCAGGCCATGGTGGA GTTTGATTCCGTTCAGAGCGCCCAAAGGGCCAAGGCCTCGCTCAATGGGGCTGATATATACTCCGGCTGTTGCACACTAAAGATCGAGTATGCCAAG ccaACACGCCTTAACGTGTTCAAGAATGACCAGGACACGTGGGACTACACCAATCCAAACCTGAGCAGCCAAG GTGCAGATGCTGATGGCAATGGGGGCAATCAAG ATATGAACGCCAACCCCAACAAGCGCCAGAGGCAGCCGGCTCTGCTGGGAGACCACCCTCCAGAGTATG GTGGTTATCACGGATACCAAGAAGAGAGCTATGGTGGACCCTACGAAGGCCGGCGGATGGGGCCGCCCATGGGTGGTCCGAGGCGCGGTGGAACCAGTCAGCGCTACGGTGGACAATACGGTCCCCCGCCTCCGCCCCCAGGTGAATATGGCGCACATGCAGACTCACCGGTGATCATGGTCTACGGCCTGGATCCGGTTAAAATAAACGCGGACAGGGTCTTCAACATCTTCTGCCTGTATGGCAATGTGGAACGG GTGAAGTTCATGAAGAGCAAGCCTGGAGCTGCCATGGTGGAGATGGGAGACTGCTATGCGGTGGATCGTGCCATCTCACATCTcaacaacaacttcctgttcaATCAGAAGCTCAACGTATG TGTGTCTAAGCAGCAGGCCATCATGCCCGGCCAGTCATACGAGCTAGAGGACGGGACCAGCAGCTTCAAAGACTTTCACGGCAGCAGAAATAACCGCTTCACTTCTCCAGAGCAGGCGGCAAAGAACCGCATTCAGCACCCCAGCAACGTCCTCCACTTTTTCAACGCAGCACCTGAGGCTTCACCAGAGTCCTTCACCAGG ATTTGTGAAGAACTGGGTGTAAAGAGTCCTTCAAATGTCAAACTTTTTGCAGCCAAAG GTTCCACATCAGAGAGGAGTTCATCTGGGCTTCTGGAGTGGGAGTCTGTTAATGATGCCATGGAAGCCCTTGCTATGATGAACCATCACCAGATGAAGAACCCCA GTGGGCCGTACCCGTATACACTGAAGCTGTGCTTCTCGACTGCGCAGCATGCAAActga